From the bacterium HR17 genome, the window ATGTTATCGTCCACGATTTTCGCCAGCGTCATGATAGCGGCGAAAATCGCCAGCGTCATGGCGATGGCGCGGTTGAGCCAATCACGAGGCGGCTCTTGCACCTGCTCCTGCAGCTCATCCAGCACTTCGTCCATCGGCGTTCCCCCTTCGGCAAAAAATCAAACTACACAGTGGTCCACCTGCGTTGGGAGCACCGATGGATAAAGCGCAAACAGGGCACAAACAGTTCGTCCGCTAAAAGCGGCATTTACCGTCCAACGGCGTGCGTCCAGTTGAGGTCCACGAAAACGCCTTGCTCGTCGTCGCGGGCATTGGGACGCAAAAATGCCACTGTCAGCGCCAAGTTTTCTGACAAACTCCATTGCAGTCCGATGGCGAAAAAGTTGCCCCGCCCTGCGATGAAGTCGCTTTGGAGGGTGCAGCGTTGGGTCAATTGCCATTCAATGCCGCCCATCGCTCGGTCGCGTTCGTCGTTTGTCCACCCAAGATGCCATCGCACCCGCCCTGCTCGGTGGCTGACAGTCAAATAAGGTTGCTCACCGAAACTGCGGACACCCACATTTTCCACGCCGTAAGCGATTGACCACCGTGATGAGCGCCACAAGCGCAGGCTGAAGTTAGGCGTGACGATGACGCGGCGGTTCAACCGCACATCCGCACCGACGGTCAGCCAATGCGTCAGCCCAAACCGCCAAGTCGTCAGCACCAGTGTTTCAGGCGAACACAGTCGCCGTCCGGTGTCTAACTCCCCATCAACGCTGAGTGTCCCTTTGGGCAGGACATCACCTGTCGGGACGGAAATCAGCCCTTGCCCGGACACGGGTTGCCCCATCAGCAGCATTACGGCGACGATCACCCATCGCACCTCGTCAACGCACCTCCGCTTTGTGCCGCTCCTTCCACCATTCCCGCAAGATGGGCAAAACGGACAGCAAAACGACGATGCCGATAACGATGTGCAGGTAGCGGTCAATGTGGGGGATGAGGTTGCCCAGGGTGTAACCTGTCAGCGTTGTGCTGAGCACCCAAATGATGCCGCCGACGATGTTATAGGTGACAAAAGTGCGGTAGTCCATCCGCGCCGCGCCGGCGATAGCAGGCGCAAAGGTGCGGACGATGGGGACGAAGCGGGCAAGGACAATCGTTTTTGCCCCGTGCTTTTCGTAAAAGGCATGTGCTCGTTCCAAATGGGGACGAAAGCGCTCGTAGCGGTTCATCAGCGCCATCCCCGCACGGTAACCGATGGCGTAGTTGACTTGGTCGCCGATGATAGCGGCGAGGATGGTCAGCGGGATGAGCCAACGCAAATCCAAGTAGCCTGCCGCTGCCATGATGCCCGCCGTCACCAATAGCGAATCGCCGGGCAAAAAGAAACCGATGAACAGCCCTGTCTCCACGAAGACGATGACCACGATGCCCGTCAGACCACCCCAACGGATGAGCGCTTCCACATCCAGAAGCCGCTGAAAAAATTCGGTGATGGACAACGGTTCTACCCTCCTTCCCGACGCGGCGTCGCCCTTGATTTTGGCACTGGGCTGTCCCTTTAGGGACGGGCGCTGCGCCCGTGTTCTTCGGACGGCACCTTGCTGAGAGCAGATGCGGCGATGCTAAACTTGAAGGCGCATGGCTCGCAGGTGACCCTTCCCAAAGGTGGTGATGAGTATGCGGGCAATCGCGTGTCTGGGCGCGTTGGCAGCCGTCATTGCGCTTGTCGGTTGTCGCAAACCCGAAAGCGATGTCATCAAGGTCGGGCATTTCGCGTCCATGACAGGACCGACAGCGACGTTCGGTCAATCCACTGACAAGGGCATTCGGCTGGCAATAGATGAAATCAACAAGCAAGGCGGTGTGCTAGGCAAAAAGATTGTCGTCATCACGGAAGA encodes:
- a CDS encoding putative membrane protein; translated protein: MSITEFFQRLLDVEALIRWGGLTGIVVIVFVETGLFIGFFLPGDSLLVTAGIMAAAGYLDLRWLIPLTILAAIIGDQVNYAIGYRAGMALMNRYERFRPHLERAHAFYEKHGAKTIVLARFVPIVRTFAPAIAGAARMDYRTFVTYNIVGGIIWVLSTTLTGYTLGNLIPHIDRYLHIVIGIVVLLSVLPILREWWKERHKAEVR